The DNA region CATCATCCTGTTCTTCCTGTTCATGGCGATGGTGGAAGACAGCGGCTACCTGTCGCGCGCCGCCTTCCTGATGGATGCGTTGATGGCGAAGATGGGACTGGACGGACGCGGCTTCGTCATGCTGCTGATGGGTTTTGGCTGCAACGTGCCTGCGCTGATGGGCACACGCGTGATGCGCTCGCGCAGCCTGCGCCTGCTCACCATGCTGGTGATCCCGTTCTCGCTGTGTTCGGCTCGCCTGCAGGTGTTCGTCTTCATCACCGCCGCACTGTTCTCGCCCAAGGCCGCACCGGTGGTACTGTTCAGCCTGTATCTGTTCAGCTTTGCGACGGCCATCCTGACCGCAGTGCTGTTCAAGAAAAGTTTCCAGAGCAACGAGCCCTTCGTGCTGGAACTGCCGCCCTATCGATTTCCAACCGTGCGCCAGATGCTGCTGCGCGGCTGGCTGGAAGTGAAGCATTTCTTGCGCCGCGCCACGCAGTTCATCATCGCGGGAGTGGTGCTGGTTTGGCTGCTAACCCACCTGCCGCCTTCCGCCGCCCCCGCCAGTGCCGGCACGCTGGCCGGGATGATAGGCGGCGTGCTGCACCCCATCTTTACGCCTGTCGGCATCAACGACCAGCTCACCATCGCGCTGATCTTCGGTTTCGTGGCGAAAGAGATCGTTATCGGTTCGCTGTCGGTGATCTACGGTTTGAGCGGGGACGCGCTGGGCGGCGCATTGGGGCAACAGCTGGATTGGGTGCAGGCTTACAGCTTCATGCTGTTCACGCTGATCTATACGCCATGTCTCTCTGCCGTCGCCACCTTGCGCAGCGAATCCAAAGATACGCGTTACACGCTGTTCGTTCTCGCATGGTCGCTGGTGCTGGCATGGACTGTCAGCTTCATTTTCTATCAGGGAGCGCGCGCGCTGGGTTATTGAGCACGCGTCAAACGGGATCTACGGCTGTTTCCAGGCCTGATCGAGCAGCTCTTGTGCTCTTGTGTATTTCGCCCTGGCCTCGTCCAGGCTCTTTTTCGAGGCTTCCGCTTTCTGGCGGTCTTCGGCCAGACGCTTCTGTGCTTCCGCCAGGCGCTCCTCGGAGTCGGCCACCCGCCTCAGATTATCCTTGTGTTCGGCTTCGGCCTTGTCCAGGTTGCCGCGTGCGTATTCCACACCGACTTGCTGCGCCGAGACATCCTTGGCCTGAGCCCAGGATGTCATCGAAAGCAATACCGCGAAAACCAGATATCGCTTCAGCATGGCGTCAGTTCATTCATCAGAACGAGAGTTGCACGCCGACGACCGGCCCGTTGATCGGGGTCACATCGACATTGGTTGTCTTCATGGTGAACTGCACCCTGCGATATCCGGCATAGACTTGCACCTGAGGAGAGACCGAGAACTCGGCACGTGCACCGTATTGCTGATACTGCTTGGCATCCCCGAAGGTCGTGATGTCCGGCCCGAAGTAGAACTCGCCAGCGAAGGCGACACGGCGCTCGACCGGCAGTTCATAGCGAACCTGCGCACCCAGGGCAACCGCAGAGGCGTTCGTCCTGGTCGGCGTTTCCCTCATCGTGGCAACAACAGCCTTGGCGCCGACGCCGATGGTCAGTCCAGGCACTTTCAGTTCGTCATTCGCCACCAGCAGCCCTACACCACCGACCAGGCTGTTGAGATTGTTGTACATCAACTCGCCATACATCTCGGATTTGCCGGCAATTCCGCTGGGGACGCCATATTTGAACTGCGCCGTCGAATTGCTCAAACCGGCGTCCAGCGTATCCGCCGCCGCCAGAGTAGTCACAGACATCAAAGAAACTGCCACGATTTTGCGCAACATAGTTTTCACTCCTGAACGATTACAACAAAATGATTCGATTTTGGCGGAGGCGGTGAGATTCGAACTCACGAACGACTCGCATCGTTGCCAGTTTTCAAGACTGGTGCATTCAACCGCTCTGCCACACCTCCAAAATCCACAAGGTGCCGACCTACGGTTCTGTTTTCACTCGAAAGTTCCCCTGAACCACGAACAGCCTGCACGCAATGCCGCGCATGATACCTGAAATACCCTGCATCCCCAACGAGCATGGTTGCAACTTTTACACCGCTTCTGTAGTCTCACGCCCGCTGCGGGGGATATTGCCCATTACCGCTGGAACAGACTCGTTTTCTTAGGAGGAAAATATGCAATACGAAACCACTTCCGTGACACAAGGCACGACGCTTGCCGCCGAACAAAACAAGGTTCTGCGCAACACCTACCTGATGCTCGCACTGACCATGATCCCGACGATCATCGGCGCTTTCGTCGGCACCTCGATCAATTTCTCTTTCATGGCGCAACACCCGATCATGTCCTCGCTGCTGATGTTCGGCGCGATGATGGGGCTGCTGTTCGCCGTGACAGCCCTGCGCAATAGCGTATGGGGCATCGTCGCCCTGCTCGGCTTCACTTTCGTGGCGGGCGTCTTCCTCGGCCCCATCCTGCAAGTTGCGCTGCACCTGAAGAATGGCGCCCAGCTGGTCGGCATGGCCGCCGGCGGAACCAGCATCATCTTCTTCTCGCTGGCCACCATCGCCACGACGACCAAGCGCGATTTCAGCTTCCTGGGCAAATTCCTGTTCATCGGCGTGATCCTGCTGATCGTCGCCTCGCTGGCCAACATGTTCTTCCAGATCCCGGCGCTCAGCCTGACCATCTCCGCCATCGCCGTGATGATCTTCTCCGCTTACATCCTGTTCGACGTGAGCCAGATCGTGCACGGCGGAGAAACCAACTACGTGATGGCCACGCTGGCCCTGTATCTGGACATCTACAACCTGTTCGTCAACCTGCTCAGCCTGCTGATGGCATTCAGCGGCGAGCGCGAATAGGCGAAAATGTCCCTGGAATAAAAAAGGCGGCGCAAGCCGCCTTTTTACTGCACACCGGAACTGGAACGATGGAACTGGAATCTTTTTTGCAACGCCTGAGCACCGCCCCC from Sideroxyarcus emersonii includes:
- the feoB gene encoding ferrous iron transport protein B; the encoded protein is MKRIALLGMPNTGKSTLFNRMTGGAARVGNWPGITVELLSGRILLGGDMVEIIDLPGIYDLHGFSDDEQVVRHFLHDNVPDLALVILNATQIERQMSLLLQLKQLDMNIVVLLNMADEAKKYGITIDSRKMTEMLGIPIFLLSGKYGTGYQEALQAITKALRYPTPGMAEELRSQLEQDEHLEAEMARVLQHAVQVPAQLPENLSDRLDRLMLHPWLGLPIFFGIMYLLFQGIFLLGQPLQAGVGDLLGWFRTAALDPMLSGLPAWLSGLLLDGIYNGVATVAAFVPIIILFFLFMAMVEDSGYLSRAAFLMDALMAKMGLDGRGFVMLLMGFGCNVPALMGTRVMRSRSLRLLTMLVIPFSLCSARLQVFVFITAALFSPKAAPVVLFSLYLFSFATAILTAVLFKKSFQSNEPFVLELPPYRFPTVRQMLLRGWLEVKHFLRRATQFIIAGVVLVWLLTHLPPSAAPASAGTLAGMIGGVLHPIFTPVGINDQLTIALIFGFVAKEIVIGSLSVIYGLSGDALGGALGQQLDWVQAYSFMLFTLIYTPCLSAVATLRSESKDTRYTLFVLAWSLVLAWTVSFIFYQGARALGY
- a CDS encoding YfaZ family outer membrane protein — translated: MSVTTLAAADTLDAGLSNSTAQFKYGVPSGIAGKSEMYGELMYNNLNSLVGGVGLLVANDELKVPGLTIGVGAKAVVATMRETPTRTNASAVALGAQVRYELPVERRVAFAGEFYFGPDITTFGDAKQYQQYGARAEFSVSPQVQVYAGYRRVQFTMKTTNVDVTPINGPVVGVQLSF
- a CDS encoding Bax inhibitor-1/YccA family protein, which codes for MQYETTSVTQGTTLAAEQNKVLRNTYLMLALTMIPTIIGAFVGTSINFSFMAQHPIMSSLLMFGAMMGLLFAVTALRNSVWGIVALLGFTFVAGVFLGPILQVALHLKNGAQLVGMAAGGTSIIFFSLATIATTTKRDFSFLGKFLFIGVILLIVASLANMFFQIPALSLTISAIAVMIFSAYILFDVSQIVHGGETNYVMATLALYLDIYNLFVNLLSLLMAFSGERE